One Rhodospirillaceae bacterium genomic region harbors:
- a CDS encoding LysM domain-containing protein: MPNSRKTIVLFIVAVVFTVSLVTLVVQHIGSLEATISTLSSNNMRLEKSLENSEQVNSDLLSEVENLNDQLAELLQPKLVSGPARFPISRVLARQGDTVSKLAQREGTSSAVIQALNPWLDGKTDLIASQAIWIPNPEP, from the coding sequence ATGCCGAACTCTAGAAAAACGATTGTCCTTTTTATTGTTGCTGTTGTCTTTACAGTCAGCTTGGTTACTTTGGTTGTTCAGCACATCGGCAGTCTTGAAGCTACGATTTCTACCCTCAGTTCAAACAACATGAGGCTTGAAAAATCCCTAGAAAATAGTGAGCAGGTGAACTCTGACTTACTCAGTGAAGTCGAGAACCTAAATGATCAACTGGCTGAGTTATTGCAGCCAAAACTCGTGTCTGGTCCCGCAAGATTTCCGATTTCAAGAGTATTGGCACGTCAGGGGGATACGGTCTCAAAGCTTGCGCAAAGGGAAGGGACATCTTCCGCTGTTATACAAGCCCTAAATCCATGGTTAGATGGTAAAACAGATTTAATTGCCAGTCAGGCAATTTGGATCCCCAATCCCGAGCCATAA
- a CDS encoding SPOR domain-containing protein has translation MQAVKPAVIATASLMILQGCAGLNELTDGELARFVVVERSQNQEFVPQRAASQGASSQDASAAPMANQQPVMAVRSTDSAIGAQAAGPAFVDPINAPPPPSVAPQPSPAAQMTTSQLASSQAASSQAASAQSMPPASRPMMLVPAPGEPMPVFEAAQVQQTAPPQAMVNAPASQSVGSSSVQPSSMQAQSPQTQFERAQPMQAAADQPQPIMAASPTRTETVVISSVDPQPTLVGREFIPASIAPDGPMSESMLPGDIALTREQKNILERFAILERLTEEGLLTRQERDQRRAQNIGALLPYSAPSPARFLGREVPSGDAISARLASLRRSLEMRAITPRQHALERSIILDALLPAEPRQRAQPEPPPSDVIEAAALIGQLESLRFSGIISDQEFDRERSAIDSYLMTGMIPDTSDDVASVTSGQAAERAPAVAASAQSGLGLHLASYRTQQAAEAGWQTISGKYKGQLSGLDPKINQVNLGQGKGTFFRLLAGPVQDQQRAKSICDQLKRSNQYCDPLNLDG, from the coding sequence ATGCAGGCTGTTAAGCCAGCTGTAATCGCGACTGCATCATTAATGATTCTGCAGGGCTGCGCTGGACTCAACGAACTCACAGATGGTGAGCTTGCACGATTTGTTGTTGTGGAGCGCTCACAGAACCAGGAATTTGTTCCGCAGCGCGCGGCCAGTCAGGGTGCGAGTAGTCAAGATGCAAGCGCAGCGCCAATGGCAAATCAACAGCCGGTTATGGCGGTGCGCAGCACGGACAGCGCTATAGGTGCACAAGCGGCCGGGCCAGCTTTTGTTGATCCGATCAACGCACCTCCGCCCCCAAGTGTCGCGCCACAGCCATCCCCAGCTGCCCAAATGACAACTTCTCAACTGGCATCGTCTCAGGCGGCATCGTCTCAGGCGGCATCAGCGCAGAGTATGCCACCAGCCAGCCGCCCCATGATGCTCGTTCCTGCGCCAGGTGAGCCAATGCCGGTTTTCGAGGCCGCACAAGTTCAGCAGACGGCACCGCCGCAAGCTATGGTCAACGCACCGGCATCTCAGTCTGTAGGATCGTCTTCTGTGCAGCCTTCCTCGATGCAGGCTCAATCTCCCCAGACTCAATTTGAACGGGCGCAGCCCATGCAAGCCGCAGCAGATCAGCCTCAGCCGATTATGGCGGCAAGCCCCACTAGAACCGAAACGGTTGTGATTTCATCTGTGGACCCCCAACCCACTTTGGTGGGACGAGAGTTTATTCCGGCCTCAATTGCGCCGGACGGGCCGATGTCGGAGTCCATGTTGCCCGGTGACATTGCATTAACGCGTGAGCAAAAAAATATTCTGGAACGGTTTGCTATTTTGGAGCGCTTGACCGAAGAGGGGCTGCTCACGCGTCAGGAGCGCGATCAACGCCGCGCCCAGAACATCGGCGCCTTATTGCCATACTCTGCACCGTCACCGGCGCGTTTCCTCGGCCGTGAAGTGCCAAGCGGTGATGCAATTTCCGCGCGGTTGGCGTCGTTACGCCGCTCTTTGGAAATGCGCGCGATAACGCCGCGCCAACATGCGTTGGAACGCAGTATCATCCTTGATGCTTTACTGCCTGCTGAGCCAAGGCAGCGTGCCCAGCCTGAACCGCCACCGTCTGATGTTATTGAAGCGGCAGCACTGATTGGGCAATTGGAGAGTCTGCGTTTCTCGGGCATTATTTCTGATCAAGAATTTGACCGGGAAAGATCTGCAATTGACAGCTATTTGATGACCGGGATGATCCCTGATACGTCTGATGACGTCGCATCAGTGACCTCTGGTCAAGCCGCTGAGCGTGCGCCTGCTGTTGCGGCATCCGCTCAGTCGGGTCTCGGGTTGCATCTCGCTTCGTATCGCACACAACAGGCGGCCGAGGCCGGCTGGCAGACAATAAGCGGCAAATACAAAGGGCAACTCTCCGGTCTGGACCCTAAAATCAACCAGGTGAATCTTGGCCAGGGGAAAGGCACATTTTTCAGGCTTCTTGCCGGGCCAGTGCAAGATCAACAACGTGCCAAGTCGATCTGCGACCAGCTCAAGCGATCAAATCAGTACTGTGATCCGCTTAACCTAGATGGTTAA